CCGACGGCCCGCGCGGTTGGTCAACCTGTCCAGCGCCTTCGGCCTCATCGCGATTCCCTATCAAGGCGCCTACAGCACTTCGAAGTTCGCGGTGCGCGGCTTCACCGAGGCGCTGCGCCAGGAGATGATCATCGAACGCCGCCCGGTGACGGTGCACTGCGTGCATCCGGGTGTCGTGCGCACCAACTTCGGTGCCAATATGCGCACCGCGGGCGCCGAGGACCCCGACCTCGCCGCCAAGCTGTTCGACCGTGCGGCGCTCACCTCGGCAGCGAAGGCGGCCCGCCTGATTCTTCGCGGCGCCGAGCGCAACCACGCCAGAATCCTGATCGGCCCCGATGGACGAGCGATGGCGGCCCTGCCCCGCCTGTTCGGTGCAGGCTACACGGGCCTGTTGGCCCGCGCCGCCAGGTTGACCAACTCCGGCTCGGCCCACTCCGCTCGCTGAGGCGCTCGGACACGAGCAACTTCGGGCAAGTCCGCCATATTGTCTACTGTAAGAATTACAGTACGATCTTACGCAAGGGCTTGCCGTTCACGCTGAAGATGCTGGAGATCAAGGTGACGACCAACGTTCACGCTGCCGCGGGTGCCGACGGCCAGACCGTCGACCTGCGTGATCCCTACCCGTTCTTCGCCCGGAAGCGTAACGAGTCCGGGGTGTTCCGCGGCACGGTCTTGGACTATTCCAAGACTCCCGAGTCGCTGATGCCCAAGCGCGAGTACTCCGCGATGTCCTTCAATGCGGTGAACACCGTGTTCCGCGACGGCCAGGTGTTCAGCTCCGCGCCGTACGACAAGACGATCGGCCTCTTCATGGGACCGACCATCCTGGCGATGGAGGGCAAGAAGCATCGCGATCACCGCAACCTCGTGTCCGCGGCGTTCAAGTCCAAGGCGCTGGCCCGCTGGGAGAACACCATCGTCCGGCCGATCTGCAACGCGTTGATCGACGAGTTCATCGACACCGGCGAAGCCGACCTGGTCCGGCAATTCACCTTCGAATTCCCCACCCGCGTCATCGCCAAGCTACTGGGGCTGCCGGCCGACGACCTGCCGACGTTCCGCAAGCGCGCCGTGCAGCTGATCAGCTACCACGTCAACTACGAAGGCGCCTTCGAGGCGTCGGCGGCGCTCAAGGATTACTTCGTCGAGCAGATCGAACAGCGCAAGTCCCAGCCCACCGAGGACATCATCGGCGACCTGGTCACTGCGGAGATCGACGGCGAAAAGCTAAGCGACGAAGCCATTTACTCCTTCCTGCGGCTGCTGTTGCCGGCCGGGCTGGAGACCACCTACCGGTCGTCGGGCAACCTGCTGTACCTGCTGCTCACCCACCCGGACCAGTTCGCCGCGGTGCAGACCGACCGCGGGCTGTTGCCGCAGGCGATCGAGGAAGGGCTGCGCTTCGAGACACCGCTGACCACCGTGCAGCGGTTCACCACCGAGGACACCGAGCTGGAAGGCGTCCAGATTCCGGCGCGCTCGGTGATCGGCGTGTGCATCGGGTCGGCGAACCGCGACGAGCGGCGCTGGGAACGTTCGGGAGAGTTCGACATCTTCCGCAAGCACGTGCCGCACATCTCCTTCGCCGCCGGTGAGCACACGTGTCTGGGTCTGCACCTGGCCCGGCTGGAAACCCGCGTCGCGGTCGAATGCCTGCTGGACCGGGTGACCAACATCAGGTTGCTCACCGACGACGACCCGCACATCCACGGCCAGCCCTTCCGTTCGCCGACCGCGCTTCCCGTGACGTTCGACGCCAAGTAGGGTCCCGAAAATGGTCAAAGTCATGTCGGGCTTCCGGGTCCTGGAACTTGCGCAATTCACCTTCGTCCCGGCGGCGGGCGCCATCCTGGCCGATTGGGGGGCAGACGTCATCAAGGTCGAACACCCGCTGCGCGGCGACACCCAGCGTGGCTTCATCAACATGGGTGGCATCCAACTCGATCCGGAGCGGCACCCCCTGATGGAACATCCCAACCGGGGCAAACGCAGCGTCGGGATCGACGTGTCCACGCCGGGCGGTCAGGAAGTGATCTACGAACTGGCCAAGACCTCCGACGTTTTCCTCACCAACTACATGCCGGCGCAACGGCAGAAGCACAAGTTCGACGTGGAGCACATTCGCGCGGTGAACCCGAACATCGTCTACGCGCGCGGTTCGGCGTACGGCGACAAGGGCGCGGAGCGCGACGTGGGCGGCTATGACGGGACAGCGTTCTGGACACGCAGCGGCATCGGGTACGCGCTGACGCCGGAGGAACTGGGCGGCGCACTGGGACAAGGCATTCCCGCGTTCGGCGACTCCATCGGCGGCATGTTCATCGCCGGCGGCATCTCGGCCGCGTTGCTGCATCGGGAGCGTACCGGCGAAGCCGTCGAGCTGGATGTGTCGTTGTTGAGCACCGCCTGGTGGGCGGCGGGAGCGAGCGTCACGCAGGGCATGGAGACCGGACAGGTGATGCGCACGCCCATGCCGGGTGCCGGCGCGCCGTCGGTCAATCCCTTCATGGGCAACTACGAAACCTCCGACGGCGGCACGATCAACCTGTGCATCATCAGCCCGACCGGGTTGATCCGCGACACGTTCGAGCACCTCGGCATCCCCGAGGCGGCCGACGATCCGCGCTTCTGTGACGTGCTGCCCTTGATACAAAACGCCGACGCGGCCGCCGAACTGATCGCAAAGGCCTTCGCCGGCAAGCCCTTCGACTACTGGCGGCAGCACCTTAAAACGATGAAGGGTCAATGGGCGCCGTTCCAGAGCCTCCTCGACCTGATCGACGACGAGCAGGCCCTTGCCAACGACATGGTGAGCGAGGTCGAGCTCGCCAGCGGCGGAAAGCCTTTCCGCGTCGTGCGCGGTCCGGTGCAGTTCAACCACGAGCCGCTGGAGACCACCCGGGCGCCCCAACCCTCCGAGCACACCGAAATCGTGCTGATGGAACTGGGCATGGATTGGGACCGCATCGAGGAACTGAAGGAATCGGGAGCTATTGCGTGACCGCGCCGGCGACGATGCAGTGGGGGCACCACCCGCGTGCGGGGGAGGGCGGCGCTCATGAATGACGTGGCCATCATCGGTGCCGGCCTGCACCCCTTCGGCCGCTTCGAGGGCAAGTCCGCGATGGAGATGGCCGCCGACGCGATCCAACTTGCGGTCGCCGATGCGGGCATCGAGTGGAAAGACATCCAAGCCGCCACGGGAGGCAGCTGGACGGTGGCCAACCCCGACGCGATCGTGGCCATGGTCGGGCTGTCGGGCATCCCGTTCACCAACGTGTTCAATGCGTGCGCGACCGCAGCCAGCGCCGCCAAGGCGTGCGCCGACGGTATCCGGCTGGGCGACTACGACATCGGGATCGCCATCGGCTTGGACAAACACCCACGCGGCGCCTTCACCGAGGACCCGGCGCTGGTGGGCATGCCACGCTGGTATGCCGAGAATGGGCAGTACCTGACGACGAAGTTTTTCGGCATGAAGGCCAACCGCTACTTGCACGACCACGACATCTCGCAGCAGACACTGGCCAAGGTGGCCGCGAAGAACTTCCGCAACGGGGCGCTGAATCCCAACGCCTTTCGCCGCAAGCCGATATCCGAAGACGACATCCTCAACTCGACGATGCTGAACTACCCACTCACCCAGTACATGTTCTGCGCGCCCGACGAGGGCGCCGCCGCCGTGGTGATGTGCCGGGCGGACATCGCTCACCGTTACACCGGCACGCCGGTCTTCCTGCGGGCGGTCGAGGTGCGTACTCGCCGGTATGGCGCCTACGAAGTCAACACCACCTTCGCTCCGGTCGACGAGGACGCGTCCCCGACGGTGTACGCGTCGCGCGCCGCGTTCGAAAGAGCGGGCATCGCGCCGCAGGACGTCGACGTCATCCAGCTGCAGGACACCGACGCCGGGGCGGAAATCATCCACATGGCCGAGTGCGGGTTCTGCGCCGACGGCGAGCAGGAAAAGCTATTGGCCGACGGCGCTACCGAAATCTCCGGCACGATGCCGGTCAATACCGACGGCGGCCTCATCGCCAACGGCGAGCCGATCGGGGCGTCGGGTCTGCGCCAGATTCACGAACTGGTCCGCCAACTTCGCGGCGAGGCGGGCGACCGACAGGTACCCGGTGAGCCGCGAGTCGGGTTCGCTCAGCTCTACGGGGCGCCGGGCACCGCCGCGGCGACCATCCTGACAACCTGACGACGGCGTGCGCTATCTGGCGATGCTATGGCTGCACGTGCATCGTTGATCGGTGGGCACACGTGTCATCACACTCTCGGCGTGCGCGCCACAGCCCGCCCAGGTGATCTTGCCGCACTGGCGACAGCGCACGGGGTAACACATCGTTGGTCACCGGCAATTCAGGCGAAGTGGCAGAGCCACTATGCCTTCACCGCAGCTTTGCGCTCAGCGATCTTGGCACGGACCCTCTCCATGTCGAGACCTTTGATCTGGTCGATCAAGTCGTCGAGCACCGCTGGTGACATCGCTCCCGGCTGGCTGTAGATGAGAATGCCGTCGCGGAATGCCATGAGGGTCGGAACCGAGCGGATGCCCACCGTCGCCGCCAGTTCGCGCTCTGCATCGGTGTCTACCTTCGCGTAAACGATGTCCGAGTGGTCCTGCGCGGACCGTTCGAAGACGGGCGCGAAAGCCCGGCATGGCCCGCACCAAGGGGCCCAGAAGTCGACCAGGACGATCGGGCTCGCCAGTACCGTCGACTCGAAATCGGCGAGGGTCAGTGTTTTTACGGTCATGGTTGTTCCTTTCGGGGTACGGGGTTACGGCGAAATCTAGAGCTGAACGGGTCCGGCGGCGTGGAGGCACTGGTCTAACCAGGACCCATGTCACCGTGCGCGATCACTGGGTCGATGCTGGGCCGGTATCGGAGGCCTTGTCGGCGAACTCGCAGAAAGCGGCGTAGGCACGGGCACCGTAGATCGTGGCCGGCCCACCGTGCATGAGAATGCTGACGCCGATGGCCTCGGCGGCCTCTTCCTTGGATGCGCCGGCGCGAGCCGCCCCCTGGGCGTGGGAGGCGATGCAACCGTCGCACCCGGCGACGACCCCGATCGCCATCGCGATCAGCTCCTTGAACTTTTTGTCCAAGGCGCCCGAGGTCAGTGCGCCATTGCTCATCTCGGCAAAACCCCGGTACACATCAGGGATCATCTTGCGCAGCGCGCGGTGCTGTGGGTTGAGGTCGTCCAGCACGTGCTGGTAGTGGTTGTGTTCCGTCATACCTCGAATAATACCTATACGGGTATGGGTATTCCTCCGGTCGGCCGAATTTCTCTTTTGGTGCACATAGACCTCCGCCAGTAGGGTCCATCGGCCCTAGGAACACCTCGTCGCTGAGCGCAATCTGGCCTCGGAGCACCCGGTGTTCCCGACGAGGAGCAAGGTCTCCAATTTCGACAGAGGAGCATCAATGGCACGAGTCGTCATCCTCGGCGCTGGAATCGCCGGGCACACCGCCGCGCTGCACCTGCGCCGATGGCTGGGCCGCAGTCATGAGGTCGTGGTCATTTCTCCCAACGCCGACTGGAACTGGATCCCGTCGAACATCTGGGTCGGCGTGGGCCGGATGGATCCGGCCAAGGTACTGATCCCACTCGGGCCGATCTACCGGCGCAAGGGGATCGTGTTTCATCAGGCGCTCGCCACGGCGATCCATCCGGAGGGCACCGACGAGCAGTCGGCACCATCGGTGGACTTCACCTACACAGATGACGAGCGCGACGGCCAAACCGGCACGATCACTTATGACTACCTCATCAATGCGACCGGACCGCGACTGAACTTCGGGGCCACTCCCGGGCTCGGCCCTGCCGGCCATTCCTACTCGGTGTGCACCGCAGCCCACGCCGTCGAGGCGGCCGAGGCGCTCGACCGGATCATCGCCAGATTGAAGGCCGGCGAGAAGCAGCGCCTCGTTATCGGCGTCGGACACGGCACCTGCACGTGCGAGGGTGCGGCGTTCGAGTACGCCTTCAACGTCGAGCACACGCTGCGTGCGGCCGGCGTGCGAGACCTCGCCGAGATCGTCTACCTCACCAACGAGTACGAACTGGGCGACTTCGGCGTCGGCGGCATGAGTTTCGTCGAGAAGGGCTTCGTGCAGTCCAGTCGGCTGTGGACGGAGTCGCTGTTCCGCGAGCGCGGCGTCAGGGCCATCACGCAGGCGGCCGTCCATGAGGTGATGGACGGCAAGCTGCGCTACGAGCAACTCGACGGCAAAGAGCACGAGCTGGACTTCGACTTCGCCATGCTGCTACCTCCGTTCAGGGGAGCCGACCTAGCGGCATACGACAAGCGCGGCAACGACATCAGCTCCGTCCTGTTCGCACCGTCGGGCTTCATGAAGGTCGACGCCGACTACTCCAGCAAGCCCTATGACGAGTGGTCCGCCGAGGATTGGCCGCACACGTACGAGTCTCCGGCCTACCCGAACATTTTCGCGCCGGGCATCGCTTTTGCGCCCCCGCATCCCATCTCCCGGCCCCGCACGAGCCCCAACGGGACGGTCATCACGCCCAGCCCGCCGCGCACCGGCATGCCGTCGGGCATCATGGCCAAGACGGTCGCTGCGACGATTCGCGATCGGATCACCAAGGGAACGGCCAGTGTTGCGCACCGCGCCTCGATGTCGAGCATGGGCGCCGCGTGCGTCGCGTCGGCAGGAACCGGTTTGCGTGAGGGCTCGGCCGCGGCGATGACGATGTTCCCGGTTGTCCCCGATCCGGTGAAGTATCCCCAAACGGGGCGTGACATCGCTGGCACCTCCGGTGAGCTCGGCTTTGCCGGCCACTGGATCAAGCTGCTGTTGCACTACCTCTTCATCTACAAGGCGAAAGCCCGCCCATTCTGGTGGCTGATCCCTGAGTGAAAGGCACTCCAATGGACGACGGAAACAACTATTCAGACGTGAATGCGCTGACAGCCGAGCGCATCTCCGACGCACCGCTGCCCACCCCTGCGACGCTGCGGATGCGTCAGAATATCCTCGTCCAGTTCGGACGCTTCATCCGCATCAACCTCAAGATGCTGCGGATCATCTACGGCCACGGCTGACGAGGGGCCGGTCAAGAGTGGCGACGGGTCACGAGGCTTTCTTGACCGGCGGCGCGTAAGCCGGCTTGCCCAGGCCAAGCATGTACTGCGCGATCATGTTCCGGAACACCTCCAGGGTGCCGCCGTAGATCCCGACCAACGGTGCGAATCGGAATACGTACTCGGCGGCGCCGTCGTCG
This genomic interval from Mycobacterium sp. SMC-2 contains the following:
- a CDS encoding SDR family oxidoreductase: MRYRDRVAVVTGAGSGIGRALTSALTGGGAHVAASDIDPHGLAETQAACPPGHVTTYQVDVADREAVSAFAEDVRREYGPASMLFNNAGVDLFAGVADMSWEDYDWLIGINVGGVVNGTKAFLPQLIQSGSARRPARLVNLSSAFGLIAIPYQGAYSTSKFAVRGFTEALRQEMIIERRPVTVHCVHPGVVRTNFGANMRTAGAEDPDLAAKLFDRAALTSAAKAARLILRGAERNHARILIGPDGRAMAALPRLFGAGYTGLLARAARLTNSGSAHSAR
- a CDS encoding cytochrome P450 → MLEIKVTTNVHAAAGADGQTVDLRDPYPFFARKRNESGVFRGTVLDYSKTPESLMPKREYSAMSFNAVNTVFRDGQVFSSAPYDKTIGLFMGPTILAMEGKKHRDHRNLVSAAFKSKALARWENTIVRPICNALIDEFIDTGEADLVRQFTFEFPTRVIAKLLGLPADDLPTFRKRAVQLISYHVNYEGAFEASAALKDYFVEQIEQRKSQPTEDIIGDLVTAEIDGEKLSDEAIYSFLRLLLPAGLETTYRSSGNLLYLLLTHPDQFAAVQTDRGLLPQAIEEGLRFETPLTTVQRFTTEDTELEGVQIPARSVIGVCIGSANRDERRWERSGEFDIFRKHVPHISFAAGEHTCLGLHLARLETRVAVECLLDRVTNIRLLTDDDPHIHGQPFRSPTALPVTFDAK
- a CDS encoding CaiB/BaiF CoA-transferase family protein; translation: MSGFRVLELAQFTFVPAAGAILADWGADVIKVEHPLRGDTQRGFINMGGIQLDPERHPLMEHPNRGKRSVGIDVSTPGGQEVIYELAKTSDVFLTNYMPAQRQKHKFDVEHIRAVNPNIVYARGSAYGDKGAERDVGGYDGTAFWTRSGIGYALTPEELGGALGQGIPAFGDSIGGMFIAGGISAALLHRERTGEAVELDVSLLSTAWWAAGASVTQGMETGQVMRTPMPGAGAPSVNPFMGNYETSDGGTINLCIISPTGLIRDTFEHLGIPEAADDPRFCDVLPLIQNADAAAELIAKAFAGKPFDYWRQHLKTMKGQWAPFQSLLDLIDDEQALANDMVSEVELASGGKPFRVVRGPVQFNHEPLETTRAPQPSEHTEIVLMELGMDWDRIEELKESGAIA
- a CDS encoding thiolase family protein → MNDVAIIGAGLHPFGRFEGKSAMEMAADAIQLAVADAGIEWKDIQAATGGSWTVANPDAIVAMVGLSGIPFTNVFNACATAASAAKACADGIRLGDYDIGIAIGLDKHPRGAFTEDPALVGMPRWYAENGQYLTTKFFGMKANRYLHDHDISQQTLAKVAAKNFRNGALNPNAFRRKPISEDDILNSTMLNYPLTQYMFCAPDEGAAAVVMCRADIAHRYTGTPVFLRAVEVRTRRYGAYEVNTTFAPVDEDASPTVYASRAAFERAGIAPQDVDVIQLQDTDAGAEIIHMAECGFCADGEQEKLLADGATEISGTMPVNTDGGLIANGEPIGASGLRQIHELVRQLRGEAGDRQVPGEPRVGFAQLYGAPGTAAATILTT
- the trxA gene encoding thioredoxin; the protein is MTVKTLTLADFESTVLASPIVLVDFWAPWCGPCRAFAPVFERSAQDHSDIVYAKVDTDAERELAATVGIRSVPTLMAFRDGILIYSQPGAMSPAVLDDLIDQIKGLDMERVRAKIAERKAAVKA
- a CDS encoding carboxymuconolactone decarboxylase family protein, with translation MTEHNHYQHVLDDLNPQHRALRKMIPDVYRGFAEMSNGALTSGALDKKFKELIAMAIGVVAGCDGCIASHAQGAARAGASKEEAAEAIGVSILMHGGPATIYGARAYAAFCEFADKASDTGPASTQ
- a CDS encoding NAD(P)/FAD-dependent oxidoreductase — protein: MARVVILGAGIAGHTAALHLRRWLGRSHEVVVISPNADWNWIPSNIWVGVGRMDPAKVLIPLGPIYRRKGIVFHQALATAIHPEGTDEQSAPSVDFTYTDDERDGQTGTITYDYLINATGPRLNFGATPGLGPAGHSYSVCTAAHAVEAAEALDRIIARLKAGEKQRLVIGVGHGTCTCEGAAFEYAFNVEHTLRAAGVRDLAEIVYLTNEYELGDFGVGGMSFVEKGFVQSSRLWTESLFRERGVRAITQAAVHEVMDGKLRYEQLDGKEHELDFDFAMLLPPFRGADLAAYDKRGNDISSVLFAPSGFMKVDADYSSKPYDEWSAEDWPHTYESPAYPNIFAPGIAFAPPHPISRPRTSPNGTVITPSPPRTGMPSGIMAKTVAATIRDRITKGTASVAHRASMSSMGAACVASAGTGLREGSAAAMTMFPVVPDPVKYPQTGRDIAGTSGELGFAGHWIKLLLHYLFIYKAKARPFWWLIPE